DNA from Gramella sp. MAR_2010_147:
TAGAACCAAGGTATCGTTTCAGCGACAAATTTAATATGATCTATGAATTTGAATATTCTTATCAAAATGACAGGTCGAGTTTTGTAAATCGCTTAGATAATCAAATAATCTTTGGACTGAGAGATCAGAAGAGCCTTGAAAACTCCCTGAACGGAAGTTATAATTTCAATACAAAACAGGGATTAAATTTAAGTTTCAGACATTTCTGGTCTACAGCCAGTTTTAAGGAAAATAGTTATACCCAATTGCAACAAGAAGGAGAATTAGCTCCTTTTGATTATGAAATTACCGATGAGAATAATCCTAATGCCAATTTTAATATCTGGAACCTGGATTTGAGCTACAGGTGGCAGTTTGCACCTGGAAGTGAGGCTGTTTTACTCTATAGAAATGCCATCTTTAATAATGATAAGCTTAGCTATCTAGGTTTTAATGATAGTTTAGATAGGCTCTTTGCCCAACCGGCGCGACACAACCTAAGCTTACGTGTAGTTTATTTTATAGATTATAATAGAATTAAGAACTTATTACGTGGTTAAAGTTGGGGAATCTGCCTAATTTGGCTAATTTCGGTGCACTTATTTTTCGTAAATGATCATTGCCAAAAACATTCATAAATATTACGGAGACCTACATGTTCTAAAAGCTGTAGATCTTCATATAAAAAAAAGTGAGATCGTATCTATAGTAGGTGCTTCTGGAGCAGGAAAAACAACCCTGTTACAAATAATGGGTACTTTAGATAAGCCTTCTAAAAAGAAAAATTCTGAGCTCAGGATTAATGGCACCAATATCTACGGGTTAAAATCCCGGGAGCTGTCCAAATTCAGAAATAAACATATTGGTTTTATCTTTCAGTTTCACCAGTTATTACCAGAGTTTACAGCACTGGAGAATATTTGTATCCCGGCATTTATACATAAGACCCCTCGAAAGGAAGCTGAAAAAAGAGCCATGGAGCTTTTAAGTTTTCTAGGGCTTGAGAACAGAGCTTCCCATAAACCCGGAGAACTTAGTGGTGGAGAGCAACAAAGAATAGCTGTTGCCAGAAGTTTGGTCAATAATCCGGCTGTGATCTTTGCCGATGAACCCTCAGGAAATCTAGATAGTGAATCTGCTGAAAATCTTCATAAGTTATTTTTCCAGCTTAGAGACGAATTTGAGCAGACTTTTGTTATCGTTACGCATAATGAAGAACTTGCTAATATGGCCGACAGGAAACTCACTATGGTAGACGGCGAGATAATATAAACCCTAAATTCTAAGTTTTTTTGAATACATCTGAACTGAAATCTTTTCTCGATTTTAAAGTGGAACAATACAACACCCCAAAATTTATTGAATCTGATCCTGTTCAAATCCCACATTTATTTCAAAAAAAAGAAGATATTGAAATCTCGGGTTTTCTTACTGCTACTATTGCATGGGGCAATAGAAAGAGTATTTTGAAAAATTCAAAAAAACTCATGCAGCTCATGGATATGAGTCCTTATGAGTTTATTATAAATCATGAGGAAAAAGATCTCAAGAATCTTGACGGCTTTGTACATAGAACCTTTAATTCTGAAGATCTAAAATATTTTATCAAGGCTCTAAACAATATCTATTCAAAACATGGAGGAATAGAGAGTGTTTTTAAAGCAAATGCATCAGAAAACACACTACAGCCAGCCATTCATCAATTCAAGAATACCTTTTTTGAGTTACCCCATCAAAGAAGAACAGAGAAACATGTAAGTGATCCAGTAAAGAAATCTGCAGCAAAACGCATTAATATGTTTTTACGCTGGATGGTTAGGAATGACGAAAAAGGAGTAGACTTTGGATTATGGAGAAGTTTGTCTTCAGCCCAACTTTCCTGTCCTTTGGATGTTCATTCAGGAAATGTGGCAAGGAAATTGGGATTAGTGCAGCGAAAAATGAATGATTCAAAAGCTTTAGCCGAATTAGACAATAGTTTAAGACAATTAGATCCTGCTGATCCGGTTAAATATGATTTTGCATTATTCGGGCTGGGTGTCTTTGAAAAAGGACAATTTTAAACCTTGATTTTTTCAATAATTTTAGTTTTCTTTAACACCTGAAAATTCTCAGCAATGATTAGTCCTGCAATACCAATTAACGAAGCACAAAGACTTGAGTCTCTAAGGGAGCTGGAGATTATTGACAGTTTGCCAGAAGATGCCTATGACAGTATTACTCAATTAGCGAGTTATATTTGTAAAACGCCCATTGCTGTTATAAATATTATAGATTCAGATCATAACTGGTTCAAATCTAAATTTGGAACTGAGCTTGGTGGTTCATCCAGAGAAGATTCTTTCTGTGGCCATACCATCCTGGAACCTGAAACATTTTTAGAAATCCCCAACGCTTCTAAGGATGAGCGATTTAAGGACAATCCATTTGTAACCAGTGAAGCACGCATAAACTATTATGCCGGAATTTCACTATTGGACCATAAAGGTTTTCCTATGGGAACCCTTTGCGTATACGATTCTAAAGAACACCATTTAGACAAAAATCAAAAGATAGCCTTAAAGGCATTAGGCAAGCAGGTTGAAATGCTTTTTGAATCTCGTAGAAAAAATAAGGCTCTTGAAAACTTAAAATTAGAACTAGACGAGAACAACAGAATCCTTAAAGAATTTGCAAGTACCGTTTCTCATGATTTAAAAATGCCATTGGCCAATATGATACTAACAGCAGATATGCTAAAGGTAAAATATGCCAATCAATTAGACAGCCAGGGACTTGAGTACATCAATTATCTCAAAGATTCAGGGCTTACACTTAGTGATTATATAAATGGATTATTAGATCACTACTCCAGTAATAAAGCGCATTCTGGTGTCCATGAAGAATTTTTTCTTAACGATCTTCTTGAGGATATCATAGACTTATTGCAGATCGCAGAAAATTGCGAAATAAACCTTCCAGATAACAACTTAAAAATCTTTGGGAACAGCGCAGCTCTAGGTCAGGTTTTTATGAATCTCATAAGCAATAGCTTAAAGTATAATAGTAACGAGAAGATAATCATTGAAATAGATTGTACAGAGAATCGTGAGTTCTTTAATTTTAGCATTAGCGATAATGGAATTGGAATTCCTCTGGATAAGCAAAATCAAATATTTGATCTTTTTACAACCATAGCTGCAAAAGACCGAAAGGGAAAGAAAGGTCATGGAATTGGTCTTTCTACGGTTAAAAAATTGATTGAAAGCCTTGGTGGAAACATTCACCTAACCTCTGATGTAGATAGAGGAACACTTTTTGAATTCAGCATAAAACGTCAGGAAACAGTAGATTAGGATTTTTTTGGGTAAATCTTATTTTTTTTTAAATAACTTTAAAAAAAGATTCTAATTGGGGCGATGCAACACAAACTAGTTCCTTTTAATGAGAAGCTTAGAAGGGCTGCATTAAAGGAGTATAATATTTTAAATTCAGGGCCAGACGAAGATTATGATAATCTTACGTTTCTTGCTGCCGCTATCTGTGAGGTGCCGGTGGCAAAAATAAGTATTGTAGATAAAGACAGGATTTGGAATAAGTCCGTTTATGGCGCCGAAATAAAAGAAATAGACAGGAAAAATTCATTTTGTGAAAAGGCCATCCATGCAGATAAACCTATTCTTCTCTTAAACAGATCTCAGGATCCTGAGATTTTTTCAAAAGCAAAAGGTATCTATGACCGTGAATTCTCTTTTTACGCTGGGGTACCACTGCATAACCCCCAGGGACATACGATAGCGGTGTTCTGTATTTTTGATACAGAAGAAAAAACATTATCTGAAGAGCAAGAACGAGCTTTATATGCTTTAGCACAGCAAACCCTGAAATTATTTGAATCCAGAAAACAGAGAAATAAGCTTTATCAGGTTCAGACAAAATTGAAGGAAAAATACAGAGAACTTGAAAAATTTGCCAGTCTTGTTTCCCATGATCTAAAATCACCTTTAGCAAATATTATTTCGTTAAGCGAACTTTTAAAAGAGGAGAATAAAGGCAAATTTGATGAAGACACAGAACAGTATTTAGAATTTCTGGTAGAGTCCTCCTACTCTCTTCGCAATTATATAGATGGAATCTTAAGCTTTTATCGCAGTGATCATGTGATGGAAAAAGATTATACCAATGTAGATCTTAAAAAGCTTTTAAAAGGAATTACAGATCTCTACCAGGTGGCTGATAATATTGTGATCACCTATCCAGATGATGTGATGCTTCACAATGTTAATAAAGCTGCATTAACGCAAGTCTTTTTAAATCTTTTAAGTAATGCTTTAAAATATAATGATAAGGACATAAGAAAAGTACATATTGAATTTTCTAAGAATGAAGAATATTACTTTTTTGAAGTTAAAGATAATGGCAAAGGTATTCCAGAAGAGAAGTTCAATGATATATTCGACTTATTTACCACTTTAGAAACCGTAGATCGAGAAGGAAATCTTGGTAGTGGAATTGGTCTTGCGACGGTAAAAAAGTTAATTGAATCTATGGGCGGAAGTATTTCCTTAGAATCTGAGCCTGAAAAGGGAAGTAATTTTAAATTCCGCATTAAAAGGTTTTAACCTCCAATCACTTTTCATTTTCTATATTTGAGAAATCTTATTCCCGAATATGCAATTTCAACATCCGGAATTACTATATGCCCTGTTTCTACTAATAATTCCACTTTTAGTTCATTTATTCCGGTTAAGAAAATTTCAAAAAGAAGATTTTACCAATGTAAAATTTTTAAAAAAGATAATTAAGGAGACACGTAGAAGTTCCAAACTAAAGAAATTCTTAATCCTCACTTCCCGGTTATTATTGATCGCATGCCTCGTTCTTGCTTTCGCTCAACCCTTTATTCCGGCGAGTGACAAAGCTTTAGCTAACGCAAACACACTTATATATCTTGATAATTCTTTCAGTATGCAGGCCACCACAGAGCAATCCAGTTTACTGCATAGATCTATAAATCATTTACTGGATAATTTACGGGAGGATATTTCATATGGTGTTTTTACTAATAATTCTGAATATTTCAATCATTCAACATCAGTTCTAAGAAAGAAACTTCAGGAGGTTGAATTTACAGGTGAGCAAATCGATATTAGGC
Protein-coding regions in this window:
- a CDS encoding ABC transporter ATP-binding protein, with amino-acid sequence MIIAKNIHKYYGDLHVLKAVDLHIKKSEIVSIVGASGAGKTTLLQIMGTLDKPSKKKNSELRINGTNIYGLKSRELSKFRNKHIGFIFQFHQLLPEFTALENICIPAFIHKTPRKEAEKRAMELLSFLGLENRASHKPGELSGGEQQRIAVARSLVNNPAVIFADEPSGNLDSESAENLHKLFFQLRDEFEQTFVIVTHNEELANMADRKLTMVDGEII
- a CDS encoding TIGR02757 family protein; protein product: MNTSELKSFLDFKVEQYNTPKFIESDPVQIPHLFQKKEDIEISGFLTATIAWGNRKSILKNSKKLMQLMDMSPYEFIINHEEKDLKNLDGFVHRTFNSEDLKYFIKALNNIYSKHGGIESVFKANASENTLQPAIHQFKNTFFELPHQRRTEKHVSDPVKKSAAKRINMFLRWMVRNDEKGVDFGLWRSLSSAQLSCPLDVHSGNVARKLGLVQRKMNDSKALAELDNSLRQLDPADPVKYDFALFGLGVFEKGQF
- a CDS encoding GAF domain-containing sensor histidine kinase is translated as MISPAIPINEAQRLESLRELEIIDSLPEDAYDSITQLASYICKTPIAVINIIDSDHNWFKSKFGTELGGSSREDSFCGHTILEPETFLEIPNASKDERFKDNPFVTSEARINYYAGISLLDHKGFPMGTLCVYDSKEHHLDKNQKIALKALGKQVEMLFESRRKNKALENLKLELDENNRILKEFASTVSHDLKMPLANMILTADMLKVKYANQLDSQGLEYINYLKDSGLTLSDYINGLLDHYSSNKAHSGVHEEFFLNDLLEDIIDLLQIAENCEINLPDNNLKIFGNSAALGQVFMNLISNSLKYNSNEKIIIEIDCTENREFFNFSISDNGIGIPLDKQNQIFDLFTTIAAKDRKGKKGHGIGLSTVKKLIESLGGNIHLTSDVDRGTLFEFSIKRQETVD
- a CDS encoding GAF domain-containing sensor histidine kinase; this encodes MQHKLVPFNEKLRRAALKEYNILNSGPDEDYDNLTFLAAAICEVPVAKISIVDKDRIWNKSVYGAEIKEIDRKNSFCEKAIHADKPILLLNRSQDPEIFSKAKGIYDREFSFYAGVPLHNPQGHTIAVFCIFDTEEKTLSEEQERALYALAQQTLKLFESRKQRNKLYQVQTKLKEKYRELEKFASLVSHDLKSPLANIISLSELLKEENKGKFDEDTEQYLEFLVESSYSLRNYIDGILSFYRSDHVMEKDYTNVDLKKLLKGITDLYQVADNIVITYPDDVMLHNVNKAALTQVFLNLLSNALKYNDKDIRKVHIEFSKNEEYYFFEVKDNGKGIPEEKFNDIFDLFTTLETVDREGNLGSGIGLATVKKLIESMGGSISLESEPEKGSNFKFRIKRF